The genomic interval GGCTGACGCGAGCTGACGGGAACGCGCACGCGGCCTCCGCGGCACACTGTGACACCGCCCGGCCTCACGGACTGAGCCGCTCCACCCGCCAGTTCCCGTCCGCCTCCGCCACGTACCGCAGCCGGTCGTGCAGCCGGTTCTCGCGGCCCTGCCAGAACTCCACCGCCTGCGGGGCCACCCGGAAACCGCCCCAGTGCGGCGGCACCGGAACCTGCTCGCCCTCCGGGTGCCGGGCGGCCAGCTCCGCGTATGCCGCGTCGAGGCCGTCCCGGCCCGCGATCACCGACGACTGCCCGCTCGCCCAGGCGCCCAGCTGGGAGCCGTGCGGGCGGGTGCGGAAGTACGCTGCGGTCTCGTCCCGCCCGGTGCGCCGGGCGAGCCCCGTGACGATGACCTGGCGGGCCATCGGATGCCAGGGGAACAGCAGCGAGACGTACGGGTTCTCGGCCAGGTCGCGGGCCTTGCGGGAGCCGTAGTTGGTGTAGAAGACGAAGCCCTGCTCGTCGAAGTGCTTCAGCAGGACCGTGCGGGAGCTGGGCCGGCCCTCGGCGTCCGCGGTGGACACGACCATGGCGTTCGGCTCGAAGAGCCGGCCCTCCGTCGCGGCCTGCCTGAACCAGCGCGCGAACTGCTCCACGGGAGTGGCGGCCAGGTCGCTCTCGGCGAGCCCTTCCGCCCGGTACTGCTTGCGCATCGAGGCGGGATCGGGGGAGACGGCGTCTGCGTCGGTCACATGGTCATCCTGCCGTATCGAGCACCGCTCCATGGAAGGTGGCACTGAGTGCCGCGAGGACTCCCCAAAGGTGGCACTCGGGGATATGGTGCAGATGCCACTCCCGGCTGTCCTCCCCGGTGGCTGACCGCCCATCGCACGGGGGCAGCACCGGGGTGACCGCCCAGGACCGCGAGTCCCGCAACCGACCGTGGATCCACCGGCGCCACCTGTCGCACACATCACGAGGAGCCGCCTGATGTCCGACTTCGTACCCGGACTCGAAGGAGTCGTCGCGTTCGAGACGGAGATCGCCGAACCGGACAAGGAGGGCGGCGCCCTGCGGTACCGGGGCGTCGACATCGAGGACCTGGTCGGCCACGTCTCGTTCGGCAACGTCTGGGGCCTGCTCGTCGACGGCGCCTTCAATCCCGGCCTGCCGCCCGCCGAACCGTTCCCGATCCCCGTCCACTCCGGCGACATCCGGGTCGACGTCCAGTCCGCGCTCGCCATGCTCGCCCCCGTCTGGGGCCTCAAACCGCTGCTGGACATCGACGCCGAGGAGGCCCGCGCCGACCTCGCCCGCGCCGCCGTGATGGCTCTGTCCTACGTCGCCCAGTCTGCCCGCGGCCAGGGCCTGCCGATGGTCCCGCAGCGGGAGATCGACAAGGCGCAGTCCGTGGTGGAGCGCTTCATGATCCGCTGGCGCGGCGAGCCGGACCCGAAGCACGTGGCGGCGGTCGACGCGTACTGGACCTCGGCGGCCGAACACGGCATGAACGCATCCACCTTCACGGCACGGGTGATCGCGTCCACGGGCGCGGACGTGGCGGCCGCGCTGTCCGGCGCCGTGGGCGCGATGTCCGGCCCACTGCACGGTGGCGCCCCCTCCCGTGTCCTCGGCATGATCGAGGAGATCGAGCGGACGGGCGACGCCGAGGCCTACGTCAAGCGGGCCCTCGACAAGGGCGAGCGGCTGATGGGCTTCGGGCACCGCGTCTACCGCGCGGAGGACCCGAGGGCCCGCGTGCTGCGCCGCACCGCCCGCGAACTGGGCGCCCCGCGCTTCGAGATCGCCGAGGCCCTGGAGAAGGCGGCCCTGGCGGAACTCCACGCCCGCCGCCCCGACCGCGTCCTCGCCACCAATGTGGAGTTCTGGGCGGCCATCGTCCTCGACTTCGCCGAGGTCCCGGCCCACATGTTCACCTCGATGTTCACCTGCGCCCGCACGGCCGGCTGGTCGGCCCACATCCTCGAACAGAAGCGCACCGGCCGCCTGGTCCGCCCCACGGCCCGCTACATCGGCCCCGGCGCACGTGCCCCGCGCGACATCGAGGGCTACGGGGACATCTCGTCCCGCTAGGTCCTGAGGACGCAGACGACCCGCGAGCTCGGGTCCCTCCGCCTGACGGCGGAGAAGCCGGCCGGACGTACCGGCGAGCTCGCGGGTCGGGTGACTGCTTGGGATTGGGCCGGCTGCACGCGTCAGTGACGCGCTGGTCCGGCACCGCACTCGGTGTGGTGACGGGCGCTAGCCCGCAGTCACCTCACGCGTCCGGGTTTCATACATCTGCCGAACCACCTCCCTTCTCGTGTAGCCCACACCCTAGGAAGCGGTCGGCGCCGGATCAAGCGCTTTTTCCCCGCGGCTCGGTGACGCGGTGTCCGAGCCCGCCGCGGCCGCACTGGTCGGCAGGAGGGCCACGCGTCTCCTGCCCGGAATCACGTTCGACGTCTTCGCGGCGCTCACCTACCGTTTCGCCCATGACTGGCGACGATGCTCGTGTGCGGCCTGGCCGATCCCAGGATGAAGATCGAGACAGAGGTGTACGCGCGCAGGGGGAGCGGTGGCCGTGACTGATCTGCGGATCGAACCCGTCGTAGGGGAAAAGATGGCCGAGGAGTGGCGGCACGTGCACAACGTGATCGTGCCGCCGGCCGCCATGAGCACCGAGGAGGTAGGCGAGCGCGTCCGGCGCTACCGGCTGGAGAACGCGTATCTCGGGGACACGCTCGTGGGCTGCTCGACCGTACGCCCGCCGGACGGGGAGGACGCCGTGGCGACCGTCATCGCGCGCGTGCTGCCCGATTACCGGGGACGGGGTTTCGGGACGGCCCTCTACGAGAAGGGTCTTGATCATGCGCGTGTGCTCGGCGCCCGGGTGATCGAGACATGCGTGCTGGCCGTCAATGGGGACGGGGTGCGGTTCGCGCGGGCGCGCGGGTTCGTCGAGGTCGACCGGTATGTGCTGGACGGCGAGAGCGACGAGTGGATCGACCTGCGGCTGGAGCCGGACCGGAGAACTGTTTGAGGTGATTCGGAGCGTTTCCGGCGTACAACGATTCCTTCAATCTTGCGGGAACCCGGTGTGTGCTGCGTCACGTTCGAGTTGAATGATTGTTGGTGAGCGAACCGACGTGCGGTACGTACGGACGCGGCAGCTGGCAGGGGGTCCAGGTGAGTGCTTCCCGGCGTAGTGGGACCACCGACGAGCTGGGGCCGGACGAGCCCGGGCCGGACGGGCCGGAGGGCTCGGGCGGCTCGGATCTGCTCGCCGCCCTGCTGGACGGGATGGACGCGGCACTGTGTGCCTTCGACGCGGACGGTGTCGTCACCCACTGGAATCGTGAGGCCGAGCGCATCCTCGGCTGGACCGCGTCCGAGGCCGTGGGACGGCACGGGTTCGCCGGGTGGGCGGTACGGCGGGCCGACGCCGAGGAGGTCGAGGGGCGGCTGATGTCCGCCATGCAGGCGCCCGGCCGGCAGGTGCACGAGTTCGCGCTGCTGACCAAGGACGGCGGCCGGGTCCTCGTACGCACCCAGTCCGCGGCCGTGCGCGGGCCCGACGGGAAGCCGGCCGGGGTGTACTGCGCCTTCAGCGAGGTGCACACGCAGATCGATCTGGAGCGGTCGATCGCGCTGAGCGAGGCGCTGTTCGAGGACGCCTCGTGGGGTGTCGTGCTGGTCGACGCCGATCTGCGGCCCGCCGTGGTCAACGCGCACGCGGCCCGGTCGCTGGGCGTCGGGCGTACGTCCGTGCTGGGGCGGCCGCTCGGGGAGTTGCTCGCGCAGGGCGTGGAGGACTTGGAGAGCGCGCTGACCCATGTGCTGGCCGAGGGCGCGCCGCCGGCGCCGGCCGAGATCTGGGTCGGGGTGCGGACACCGGACGGCGACAAGCGGCGCTGCTGGCGCTGCGGCTTCGTGCGGCTGGCCTCACCGCTGGCGGAGGAGCCGGTGCCGTTGGGCGTCGCCTGGCTGTTCCAGGACGTCACCGAGGCCAAGCAGAGCGAGCAGGAGGCCTCGCTGCTGCGGTTCCGGACGAACCAGCTGCACCGGGCCGCCCGGGCGGCGGCGGAGTGCGAGGACCCGGCCGAGGCCGCCGTCGTCCATCTGGACTTCGCCCTCGCCGGATTCGCCGACCACGCGCTGATCGACCGGGTGGCCGGGGGCGCGGTGGCCGACGGGGAGGAGACCGGTCGGGTCCGTCTCGTACGGGTCGCCGCGACGCCCTCCGGGGCACCGGGGCCGAGTCTGCAGGCGTCGGGCGCGGCCGGGCTGCCCGTGCGGTACGGGGAGGGGCATCCGGCCTTGCAGTGTGTGGACCGGGCGGGGTCGGTGCGGGCGAGCGTGGGGTCGGTGTCGGGCGACCGGGCCCGCGAGTGGGCCGAGGCCCGCCAGTGGCCGCCGGACGTGGTGCACGCGTTGTGCGCGGTGCTGCGCAGCCGGGGGCGCACCCTCGGGGTCGTGACGTTCCTGCGGGGCTCCGGGAGGGGTCAGTTCGAGCGGGGTGACGCGGTGTACGCGGAGGATGTGGCGGTACGGATCGCCTCGGCGTTGGACCTGGGCGGCGTGGTGGGACGGACGTAGGGCTATGGGGACTTCGTTCAGCGCCCCGGACCGCGGCTGCCCGGCTCATCCCTGGCCGCCGTCACTTCTGGGGACTGTGGGTCACTGCCGGTAGAAGATCCGGTCCCCGTACTCCGCGAACACCCGCTCGTTCCACTCCAGCCCGCCGTCCACGTTCCCCGACCGCAGCAGCGGCGGCTCGATCCCCCGTTCCGCCAGCGCGCCCGCCGCCGTGGCCATCACGGACTGGAGCAGCGCCGAGGTCACGACCGTGGAGGCCGGGGCGAAGGGGGCCGGGACGGTGTCCAGGGAGAGCTCCGCGTCGCCCGGGGCGATCTTCGAGTCGAGCACGACGTCGCAGTGGTCCTTCAGAAAGGTGCCCGAGCTGTGGCGGGGCTTCGTCGACGTCGTGTAGGCGACCGACGTCACGCCGATGACCCGGACACCGAGGGCGCGTGCACCGAGGGCCATCTCCACGGGGAGCGCGTTGCGGCCGGAGAGCGAGATGATCACCAGGGCGTCGCCCGCGCGGAGGGGCGAGCAGTTCAGCACCGCGCTCGCGAGACCGTCCACCCGCTCCAGCGCGGAGCCCAGCGTCGCCGGCATGACGTCGACGCCCACGACCCCCGGCACGGTCAGCAGGTTCATCAGGGCGAGTCCGCCGGCCCGGTAGACGAGGTCCTGTGCGGCGAGCGAGGAGTGTCCGGCGCCGAAGGCGAAGAGGCGGCCGCCGGAGGCGACGGTGTCGGCCAGGAGCTCACCGGCCGCCGCGATCGACTCGGCCTCCTCGTCGCGGACCCGCCGCAGCAGCCCGATCGCGGCGTCGAAGAACTGTCCCGACAGCTTGCCGTCACCGCTCGCGGAGCCCGTCTCGCCCATGCGTCGTCCAACCCTTCGTCGCCGTGTCGCGGATCACCGTGCGGTCTGGACCAGTGGGATGTCAATACAGCCGCGCGCCTGCTCGTCACCGTCTGGTTTCAACGGCGCGGCACGCTTGTCAGTGGCATCCGGCAGAATTGATGCCAGGGCCAGCGCATGAACCGGAAAGCTGTCGTGCTTCCGGCAGATCTCATCAAGGGGCACGTATGTCCGGACTGATCGACACCACGGAGATGTATCTCCGCACCATCCTCGAGCTGGAGGAGGAAGGTGTGGTCCCCATGCGCGCCCGGATCGCCGAGCGGCTGGACCAGAGCGGGCCCACCGTCAGCCAGACCGTGGCGCGGATGGAGCGCGACGGACTGGTGTCCGTCGCCAGTGACCGGCACCTGGAGTTGACGGACGAGGGCCGGCGCCTGGCCACCCGTGTGATGCGCAAGCACCGGCTCGCGGAGTGCCTGCTCGTCGACGTGATCGGCCTGGAGTGGGAGCAGGTCCACGCGGAGGCGTGTCGCTGGGAGCACGTGATGAGCGAGGCGGTGGAGCGCCGGGTGCTGGAGCTGCTGCGCCACCCCACCGAATCGCCGTACGGCAACCCGATCCCGGGTCTTGAGGAGCTGGGCGAGAAGGACGGCCCGCACCCCTTCCTGGACGAGGGCATGGTCTCGCTGGCCGAGCTGGACCCGGGTCTCGACGGCAAGACGGTCGTCGTACGCCGTATCGGCGAGCCGATCCAGACGGACGCGCAGCTGATGTACACGCTGCGTCGGGCGGGTGTGCAGCCCGGTTCGGTGGTGAGCGTGACGGAGTCGCCCGGCGGGGTGCTGGTGGGCAGCGGCGGTGAGGCCGCCGAGCTGGAGTCGGACGTCGCCTCGCACGTGTTCGTCGCCAAGCGCTGAGCGGCCGCTGAGGGGGCGCACCGATCCGAGATTCACGTGCGGAATCGCAGCGCTTCGACGCTCGTCGTGCGAGGCTGTCGCGTGAGGCATATGACCTGAGGGGGCGGGCGGATGTGCCGTGGACGTGGGGATGGCCCCGGCGCCTTTCGGCGCCGGGGCCGGTCCTCCCCTGTGCTGACCCGGAGCCCCGAGCTCCCAGGGTCATTCCCCTCGGACCGATGTCCCCGAGCGGTCCGCCTCCCGCTGAAGATCTCCCCTCGGCTGCGGCGATCATTCCTTGAGGGGGGTCACTCGAACGAGGGGTGTTGCCGTCCAAAGGCCCATCTTCGAATGCGTATTCGATAGTCTGCGGGTGACGGAGCGCAGGGGGCGTGCGCTACAGAGATGTACGGCAGTGCAACGACGGACAGGACAGACACGGCAGTCAGGAACGGTTCACAGGGCGGCCCGAGCGGGAGCGGGCGGCCCGGGCGGAGCTCAGGGGGGTGCCAATGGCGCGGCGCATCGACGTGACCGGGGCGGGCGGCGTACGTCTTGCGGCCTGGGAGTTCGGTGACCCTCCCAAGACCGACCCGTCCAAGACCGACCCGCCCGACCGGGCGGACCCGGCGGGGGAGACCTCGCCCGCTCCGGAGAAACGATCACCCGGGGTGCTGTTACTCCACGGCCTGATGGGCCGTGCCTCGCACTGGGCGTCCACCGCCCGCTGGCTCTCCGAGCGCTACCGGGCCGTCGCGCTCGACCAGCGCGGACACGGCCAGAGCGACAAGCCCCCCAGGGCCGCCTTCACCCGTGACGCGTACGTCGAGGACGCCGAGGCCGCCCTCGAACAGCTGGGCCTCGCCCCGACCGTCCTCATCGGCCATGCCATGGGTGCCCTGACCGCCTGGCAGCTCGCCGCCCGCCGACCCGACCTGGTCCGCGGAGTGATCATCTGCGACATGCGGGCCTCCGCCCTCGGTGCCGCCTCGCAGCGGGAGTGGGGCGAGTGGTTCGAGGCCTGGCCCGTCCCCTTCGCCACGCTGGCCGACGTGCGCAAGTGGTTCGGCGAGGACGACCCCTGGGTGGAGCGGCCCAACCCGGCGCGCGGCGAGTTCTACGCCGAGGTGATGGCCGAGTCCCCCGACGGCTGGCGCCCCGTCTTCGAGCCCGAGCAGATGCTGTCGTCCCGCGAGACCTGGGTCTACGACGCCCACTGGGAAGAACTCACCCAGGTCAGGTGCCCCGCCCTGGTCGTCCGCGGCCTCGACGGCGAACTGGGCCGCGCCGAGGCCCAGGAGATGGTCCGCGTCCTGCCCCGCGGCGAGTACGCCGAGGTCGCCGACGCCGGCCACCTCGTCCACTACGACCAGCCGGAGGCCTGGCGGGCCGCCATAGAGCCCTTCCTGGACGGCCTGGACAGCCAGGACGACGGCAACAACGACTGAGGACCGGAGCCCGACGCCGAGGCTTTCCGCGCCCGGGTGTCCACCGCTGCGGCTTCCCGCGGTCGTCGGCGCGGGCCGCTGCGGGACCGGAGCTCGGCCCGTCCCGGGTGGCCCGGCAAGGAACGTGCCGGACGGCCCGCGTCCCCGTCGTGGCCCGCTGTGGCCTGCGTGGCGCGGGTATCCGTTGCCATGGATTCCCGCGCCGACACGTCCACCGCCACAGCCGCTCGCACCCGTCACCGCCTGGCCTGCGGCCCACCCGCCCCGTCCGGGCGTCAGCCCTTGCTCACCGCCATCAGGATCTCCGGCAGTCGGCGGGCCGTGCGCGGGGCTGCCAGGCGTAGGCCCGCCCAGGTGATCGCGGTCCCGTACACCGCGCCGACCGGCAGCAGCACCCAGCTCCACGCGTCGCCGTCCGCGCTGAGGTTGGCCCAGATCGTCAGGGCGATCACGGGGGCGCACAGCAGGGCCGCAGAGACCATTCCGCCGACGACGGCGGCAGCGGCGAGGCCGGCCTGCCCCGGGGCCACGTTCTTGTAGCCCTCCTGCGGAATCGAGTACGGGAAGCGCGCCGACGACCACGCCCCGGTCGCCAGCATCGCCCCGAGCAGCGCGAAGGACACACCGAGCACCTCGGGCAACTTCGGCCAGTCGTCGATCAGCGCGGTCGTGACGACGGTGACGACAGTGGCGTACGGCAAGGTGATCACCAGCAACGCCAGCGCACGCGCGCGGAGTTCGACGTAGGCGTCCCGCGTGGAGGAGATCGTCATCGCGACCATCCAGAACGCCGAGGTGTCCTGCCCGAACTGGTTGTACATCTGCACGCCGAGCATGCCCGCGGCGAAGCACGCGAAGTAGATGGATCCCGTGCCCTGGACCGCGTTGAACACCGGCACGATCAGCCCGATGGCCAGCGACGTCACCCACGCGGCCTTGGTCTTGGGATCGCGCCAGACGTAGCGCAGGCTGCGTTCCATGACGGTGCCGGTGCGTCCGGCCGGCAGCAGCCGGGTGAGTCCCGTCGAGTTCCGCTCACGGGCGGCCCCCGCGGCGGAGGGGAGCGTGGAGCCGTCCGGGGAGGTCATCAGCCGGGTCAAGTGGTGGGACCAGAGGGCGAGCAGGCCTGCCAACGCGGCTGCGGAGAGGGCGAGTTGCAGTACGGCGACCCCGTACGACCCCTTACTCGCCGAGTCGACCGCCCCGATCGCCGACGCGGGTGGCAGCCACTTCAACACCTCCGCCGGACCGTCCAGTTGGCCGAGGCCGCCGGAACCGAGCCGCTGCGCCCCGAAGTTCACCACCTGCGCGCCGACGGCGATGACGAGTCCGCTCAGTACCGCCAGATCGCGGCCCTTGCGGCTGGTCAGCAGCCGGATGTTGGCGACCGCGACGGCCCGCGCGAGCGCCACGCAGACCAGCAGAGCGAGCACGACACCGAGCACGGAGAAGACGTACGCCATCGCGCCGTGCGCGACCGAGACGACGGACCCCACGAGCATGCACAGCGTGAACACCGGACCGATGCCGAGCAGTGAGGCCACCAGGAGTGCCCGCACCAGGGGCCGGGGCCGCAGTGGCAGCATCACCAGGCGGGTGGGGTCGAGGGTCTCGTCGCCGCCGGGGAAGAACAGCGGCATCACGGCCCAGCCGACCGCCAGCACGGCCACCAGCGGGACGACGACGGAGCCGGCGTGCTCGTCGCCCCGCAGGACGATGAGACCGAGCAGTTGCAGGACGGAGAAGAGCAGTACGGCGACGGCCGAGGCGATGTAGGCGGCCCGCCGCCCGCCGGACTGCCGCAGTCCGTTCCTCAGCAGCGACAGCTTCAGCCGTACGACGACCGGGGTGACGTCCGCCCTCATCGGGCCCCGCCGCCCAGCCAGTCCAGGTTCGCCCCGGCGTCCTGCCCCTGTGCGCCCACGAGTTCCAGGAAGGCGCGCTGCAGCGAGGGCGCGGCACCGCGTACCTCGTCGAGCGGCCCGTGGGCGCGGATGCGCCCTGCGGCCATGACGGCCACCCAGTCGCACAGGGACTCCACGAGCTCCATCACGTGCGAGGAGAAGACGACGGTGGCACCGGAGGCGGTGTACCGCTCAAGCACGCCCCGGATGGTCTGCGCGGAGACGGGGTCGACGCCCTCGAACGGCTCGTCGAGAAACAGCACTTCGGGGTTGTGGAGCAGGGCGGCCGCGAGCCCGATCTTCTTCCGCATCCCGGTCGAGTAGTCGACGACCAGCTTGTGCTGGGCCCCCGCCAGATCGAGCACGTCGAGCAGCTGAGCGGCCCGCCGGTCGACCTCGCCCCCGGGAAGTCCCCGCAACCGCCCGGTGTAGCCGAGCAGTTCACGCCCGGAGAGCCGCTCGAACAGCCGCAGCCCCTCGGGCAGGACGCCGATCCGGGCCTTGACGGCCACCGGGTCCTGCCACACGTCGTGCCCGACGACGGAGACTGTCCCCTCGTCGGGCCGCAGCAGCCCGGTCACCATGGAGAGAGTGGTGGTCTTCCCGGCGCCGTTCGGGCCCACGAGACCGATGAACTTCCCCGCGGGGAGCTCCAGATCAATCCCGGCAACGGCTACCTGCTGCCCAAACCGCTTCCAGAGACCACGCACACTCACAGCCGACGTCATGAACGCCAACTGTAGGGGCGCGGCGCATCACGCAGGTCACCTGTCCCGGCCGCACGCATAGGCAAGCGGCGAGATCAGCTCCTCGGCGTCCGGCAGCCAACGGTTCGCAGGGGTCGGACGACAGGCCCACTGAACGGCGCCGGACGAACCGTACCGAGTAGGGGGAGCCGCCACATAGGCCCCCTCGCCCAGCGCGACCAGATCGAGTGACGACGGCGTCCAGCCCAGCTTCCGCACCAACTCCGGCAGCTTCACCGACGCCCCCGGCAGGACGAAGAAGTGCATCCGGCGATCAGGCGTCAGCGTCACGGGGCCCAGCGTCAACTCCATGCGCTCCATGCGCGCGAGCGCGAGAAACCCGGCCGTCTCGGCGACGGAGAGCGCGTCGAAGGTCCGCCCGGTGGGCAGCAGGATCGAGGCGGTCGGATGCTTCTGCCACATCCGGCGCGCGACCGTCGCACTGCCCGTGGCCTGCGTCGCCCAGTCCTCCCGAGCGGGATGCGCCCCCGGCGCGGCGCACGCGGTGTCACCGCAGGAGCACCGCTGCACCCCGTCGACGGCTTCCAGCCAGGTGCCGGGGAAGACGTCCCAGTGGCGCTCCTCGGCGTAGCGTACGGCTGTCTCCGGCAGCGATTCGCCGCGCTGCTTCGGAATCTGGGCGGCTTGGGTACCCGCGATCGTCTCTTCCACGCTGAACACAACTCCCGCACCCACCTCGGGTTACGGCCAGGCCAGGACCTGCGCGCGCGGGGGCAGCGCATCGATTCCGCATCCGGGGCGCATGGATGCATGTGCGGGGGCGCAGAGGAGGAACCTCGGCGTGAGCTGGGTAACCACGGGTGGGGGTCGGTACGAGTCCTTACCCCGGCAATCTTCGCATGCCTCGCATTTTCGGCACCTTGGTGGGGCATTGATCTTCACGGCCGGAACTTTTCGGTGGAAGACACGTCAACTCGGTGCGTGGGCAGGCACCGCAGCCACAGGGGGTACGCCATGGCCGCAAGGCCTCTCGTCGCGCGGCAGCCGAACGAACGGCTGCAGGCGCTCATCCAGGAGGCGGGGTGCTCGAACGC from Streptomyces sp. CC0208 carries:
- a CDS encoding alpha/beta hydrolase, with the protein product MARRIDVTGAGGVRLAAWEFGDPPKTDPSKTDPPDRADPAGETSPAPEKRSPGVLLLHGLMGRASHWASTARWLSERYRAVALDQRGHGQSDKPPRAAFTRDAYVEDAEAALEQLGLAPTVLIGHAMGALTAWQLAARRPDLVRGVIICDMRASALGAASQREWGEWFEAWPVPFATLADVRKWFGEDDPWVERPNPARGEFYAEVMAESPDGWRPVFEPEQMLSSRETWVYDAHWEELTQVRCPALVVRGLDGELGRAEAQEMVRVLPRGEYAEVADAGHLVHYDQPEAWRAAIEPFLDGLDSQDDGNND
- a CDS encoding metal-dependent transcriptional regulator: MSGLIDTTEMYLRTILELEEEGVVPMRARIAERLDQSGPTVSQTVARMERDGLVSVASDRHLELTDEGRRLATRVMRKHRLAECLLVDVIGLEWEQVHAEACRWEHVMSEAVERRVLELLRHPTESPYGNPIPGLEELGEKDGPHPFLDEGMVSLAELDPGLDGKTVVVRRIGEPIQTDAQLMYTLRRAGVQPGSVVSVTESPGGVLVGSGGEAAELESDVASHVFVAKR
- a CDS encoding citrate synthase 2; the protein is MSDFVPGLEGVVAFETEIAEPDKEGGALRYRGVDIEDLVGHVSFGNVWGLLVDGAFNPGLPPAEPFPIPVHSGDIRVDVQSALAMLAPVWGLKPLLDIDAEEARADLARAAVMALSYVAQSARGQGLPMVPQREIDKAQSVVERFMIRWRGEPDPKHVAAVDAYWTSAAEHGMNASTFTARVIASTGADVAAALSGAVGAMSGPLHGGAPSRVLGMIEEIERTGDAEAYVKRALDKGERLMGFGHRVYRAEDPRARVLRRTARELGAPRFEIAEALEKAALAELHARRPDRVLATNVEFWAAIVLDFAEVPAHMFTSMFTCARTAGWSAHILEQKRTGRLVRPTARYIGPGARAPRDIEGYGDISSR
- a CDS encoding bifunctional DNA primase/polymerase, with the translated sequence MFSVEETIAGTQAAQIPKQRGESLPETAVRYAEERHWDVFPGTWLEAVDGVQRCSCGDTACAAPGAHPAREDWATQATGSATVARRMWQKHPTASILLPTGRTFDALSVAETAGFLALARMERMELTLGPVTLTPDRRMHFFVLPGASVKLPELVRKLGWTPSSLDLVALGEGAYVAAPPTRYGSSGAVQWACRPTPANRWLPDAEELISPLAYACGRDR
- a CDS encoding SIS domain-containing protein, whose protein sequence is MGETGSASGDGKLSGQFFDAAIGLLRRVRDEEAESIAAAGELLADTVASGGRLFAFGAGHSSLAAQDLVYRAGGLALMNLLTVPGVVGVDVMPATLGSALERVDGLASAVLNCSPLRAGDALVIISLSGRNALPVEMALGARALGVRVIGVTSVAYTTSTKPRHSSGTFLKDHCDVVLDSKIAPGDAELSLDTVPAPFAPASTVVTSALLQSVMATAAGALAERGIEPPLLRSGNVDGGLEWNERVFAEYGDRIFYRQ
- the pdxH gene encoding pyridoxamine 5'-phosphate oxidase, which codes for MTDADAVSPDPASMRKQYRAEGLAESDLAATPVEQFARWFRQAATEGRLFEPNAMVVSTADAEGRPSSRTVLLKHFDEQGFVFYTNYGSRKARDLAENPYVSLLFPWHPMARQVIVTGLARRTGRDETAAYFRTRPHGSQLGAWASGQSSVIAGRDGLDAAYAELAARHPEGEQVPVPPHWGGFRVAPQAVEFWQGRENRLHDRLRYVAEADGNWRVERLSP
- a CDS encoding GNAT family N-acetyltransferase, whose translation is MTDLRIEPVVGEKMAEEWRHVHNVIVPPAAMSTEEVGERVRRYRLENAYLGDTLVGCSTVRPPDGEDAVATVIARVLPDYRGRGFGTALYEKGLDHARVLGARVIETCVLAVNGDGVRFARARGFVEVDRYVLDGESDEWIDLRLEPDRRTV
- a CDS encoding ABC transporter ATP-binding protein codes for the protein MTSAVSVRGLWKRFGQQVAVAGIDLELPAGKFIGLVGPNGAGKTTTLSMVTGLLRPDEGTVSVVGHDVWQDPVAVKARIGVLPEGLRLFERLSGRELLGYTGRLRGLPGGEVDRRAAQLLDVLDLAGAQHKLVVDYSTGMRKKIGLAAALLHNPEVLFLDEPFEGVDPVSAQTIRGVLERYTASGATVVFSSHVMELVESLCDWVAVMAAGRIRAHGPLDEVRGAAPSLQRAFLELVGAQGQDAGANLDWLGGGAR
- a CDS encoding PAS domain-containing protein, translated to MSEPTCGTYGRGSWQGVQVSASRRSGTTDELGPDEPGPDGPEGSGGSDLLAALLDGMDAALCAFDADGVVTHWNREAERILGWTASEAVGRHGFAGWAVRRADAEEVEGRLMSAMQAPGRQVHEFALLTKDGGRVLVRTQSAAVRGPDGKPAGVYCAFSEVHTQIDLERSIALSEALFEDASWGVVLVDADLRPAVVNAHAARSLGVGRTSVLGRPLGELLAQGVEDLESALTHVLAEGAPPAPAEIWVGVRTPDGDKRRCWRCGFVRLASPLAEEPVPLGVAWLFQDVTEAKQSEQEASLLRFRTNQLHRAARAAAECEDPAEAAVVHLDFALAGFADHALIDRVAGGAVADGEETGRVRLVRVAATPSGAPGPSLQASGAAGLPVRYGEGHPALQCVDRAGSVRASVGSVSGDRAREWAEARQWPPDVVHALCAVLRSRGRTLGVVTFLRGSGRGQFERGDAVYAEDVAVRIASALDLGGVVGRT